The Maylandia zebra isolate NMK-2024a linkage group LG7, Mzebra_GT3a, whole genome shotgun sequence genome contains a region encoding:
- the LOC101478711 gene encoding glutamine synthetase: MASVSSSSHLNKTVRQQYMSLPQGQKCQVTYIWIDGTGETLRNKTRTLDTEPQSIEEIPEWNFDGSSTYQAEGSNSDMYLIPVCMFRDPFNLDPNKLVLCEVLKYNRLPAETNHRASCNKVMEKVKEHHIWFGMEQEYTLLGTDGHPFSWPPNGFPAPQGPYYCGVGANSAYGRDIVECHYKACLYAGIKICGTNAEVMPSQWEYQVGPCEGIEMGDHLWVSRFLLHRVCEDFGVVATLDPKPMKGNWNGTGCHTNVSTKEMREEGGLQYIEKAIDKLGKKHPEHIRVYDPHEGKDNIRRLTGLHETSSIHDFSAGVANRGASIRIPRQVGQEKKGYFEDRRPAANCDPYAVTKAIAITCLLEEEKGAK, encoded by the exons ATGGCATCAGTGTCATCCAGCTCTCATCTCAACAAAACTGTGCGGCAGCAGTACATGAGCCTGCCTCAAGGACAGAAATGCCAGGTCACCTACATCTGGATTGATGGCACTGGAGAGACACTTCGGAACAAGACGAGAACTCTAGACACAGAACCACAAAGCATAGAAG AAATACCTGAGTGGAACTTTGATGGCTCAAGCACCTACCAGGCCGAAGGCTCCAACAGTGACATGTACCTCATCCCGGTCTGCATGTTCAGGGATCCATTCAACCTTGACCCCAATAAACTGGTTCTCTGTGAGGTCCTGAAGTACAACCGTTTACCTGCtg AAACTAACCACAGAGCAAGCTGCAACAAAGTGATGGAAAAGGTCAAAGAGCACCATATTTGGTTCGGTATGGAACAGGAGTACACACTTCTGGGAACAGATGGACATCCATTTAGCTGGCCTCCAAATGGATTCCCAGCACCCCAAG GTCCTTACTACTGTGGGGTGGGGGCCAACAGTGCTTATGGAAGGGACATTGTGGAGTGCCACTACAAGGCCTGCCTCTATGCTGGGATCAAAATCTGCGGTACTAATGCTGAAGTTATGCCATCTCAG TGGGAATACCAGGTGGGCCCCTGTGAGGGCATCGAGATGGGGGACCATTTGTGGGTCTCACGTTTCCTTTTGCACCGTGTCTGTGAAGATTTCGGGGTTGTAGCAACTCTGGACCCCAAACCCATGAAGGGCAACTGGAACGGGACTGGTTGCCACACAAATGTCAGCACCAAGGAGATGAGGGAAGAAGGAGGACTGCA GTACATTGAGAAGGCTATCGATAAGCTGGGGAAAAAGCACCCTGAGCACATTCGTGTGTACGACCCTCATGAAGGCAAGGACAACATCAGGCGCCTCACAGGTCTCCACGAAACCTCCAGCATCCACGACTTCTCTGCTGGAGTGGCCAATCGAGGTGCCAGCATCCGCATCCCACGGCAGGTGGGGCAAGAGAAGAAAGGGTACTTTGAGGACCGCCGTCCCGCAGCAAACTGTGACCCGTATGCAGTGACGAAGGCCATCGCCATAACCTGCCTattggaagaagaaaaaggagccaagtag